From one Triticum urartu cultivar G1812 chromosome 3, Tu2.1, whole genome shotgun sequence genomic stretch:
- the LOC125547371 gene encoding Werner Syndrome-like exonuclease, which translates to MARQPPKDERPYYFDSQGIDIKATVTVRAATVEAWISRVWATYLRAAEKKLVGLDTEFTNAVFGKRQKDLPKEERQRAAVLQLCVANECLVYHIVHAGHVPAMLRRFLADKDIVFCGAGISQDQEMLAYYGLKIASSMDLQQRVEIPKNVCSKPTPSLIDLANYLLGTKLSKDGECEKLRRSGWGVFPLTLERIRYAAVDARLSFEVARGHFRSACYDRPGDRFNLA; encoded by the coding sequence ATGGCGCGTCAGCCGCCCAAGGATGAAAGGCCGTACTACTTCGACTCCCAAGGCATCGACATCAAAGCGACCGTCACCGTCCGAGCAGCCACGGTGGAGGCGTGGATATCGCGCGTGTGGGCGACCTACCTCCGGGCCGCCGAGAAGAAGCTCGTCGGCCTAGACACCGAGTTCACCAACGCCGTCTTCGGGAAGAGGCAGAAGGACCTGCCAAAGGAAGAGAGGCAACGCGCCGCCGTGCTTCAGCTCTGCGTCGCCAACGAGTGCCTGGTGTACCACATCGTGCACGCGGGGCACGTACCGGCAATGCTCAGGAGGTTTCTCGCCGACAAGGACATCGTCTTCTGCGGAGCCGGGATCAGCCAGGACCAGGAGATGCTGGCCTACTACGGGCTGAAAATCGCGTCTTCCATGGACCTGCAGCAGCGTGTTGAGATTCCAAAGAACGTCTGCAGCAAGCCTACACCGTCGTTGATTGATTTGGCAAACTACCTGCTGGGAACGAAGCTCAGCAAGGACGGGGAGTGCGAGAAGTTAAGGAGGTCGGGATGGGGTGTGTTCCCGTTGACCCTTGAACGGATCAGATATGCCGCGGTTGACGCTCGGCTCAGCTTCGAGGTCGCTAGGGGGCACTTCCGATCTGCTTGCTACGATCGCCCTGGCGACCGCTTCAATTTAGCGTGA
- the LOC125549531 gene encoding protein FLX-like 2: MAGRQRIVRQYYEEPRGFRDGPPPRLARERSLSPRRIEGELSSRRGELRRIRDDNQHLVDEIVGLRQAMSRLKEDLHSSSQVIPKLRAEKELESRELTQRNLKLEAELRSLEPLRQDALQLRSEAGSLESLRQELNAKVQGLTKELEQQSSENQRIPALDKCGE, encoded by the coding sequence ATGGCAGGGAGACAGCGCATAGTTCGCCAGTACTACGAGGAACCACGGGGATTTCGTGATGGTCCCCCTCCTCGACTTGCACGAGAAAGGTCTCTCTCACCACGACGCATCGAGGGAGAGCTGTCTAGCCGCCGTGGTGAGCTCCGCAGAATCCGTGACGACAACCAACATCTGGTGGATGAAATTGTTGGACTCAGGCAAGCAATGTCTCGTTTGAAAGAAGATCTCCATTCCTCAAGTCAGGTTATACCTAAGCTCCGTGCTGAGAAAGAACTTGAATCGAGGGAGCTGACTCAGAGGAATCTGAAGCTGGAAGCTGAGCTACGCTCTTTAGAACCCCTTAGGCAGGATGCCCTTCAGCTACGATCTGAAGCAGGCTCGCTAGAGTCTTTGAGGCAAGAGCTCAACGCAAAGGTGCAGGGTCTGACAAAGGAGCTTGAGCAACAGAGCTCTGAAAACCAGCGCATACCAGCCCTGGACAAGTGTGGAGAGTGA